Below is a window of Zygotorulaspora mrakii chromosome 3, complete sequence DNA.
ACTGTCAAAAAGACACTCCGGGGTACCTTCATTGATATATTCATCGGCATATCACAATTATATAATAAAGTCTGATTTCACATAGAGGGCATGTGATGTGCACCGTCGCGGTTACCCTGCCTTTTGTCTTACTCTAAGATTTGTCCTTTTTGCTTCCAAAGCCgaaggaaagaaaacttcaacACAATTTGCATTTATGAATAAGAAAGATGGGAAGTTATGAGGGTAACATTTCAGCGGAGCTTTgttgatcaatttgaagGTATTATTAAAGGATATCAAAGTTTCAGTTTACCCTGACAACACGATATATAAGGCATATTATATACTGCTGACATAGAAAGTGTTACGATTGCGGCTTAAATAATTCGTCGAGGTTGTTGTTAGTTGATTGCTTACCTTGTGCTGGTAGTGTGAGGTCGCTAGGTAAACAAGCGTTTGTGCAAGTGTTTTGCTGCGATGCCAAGAGATCGAGTTAAGCATCGTTCCGATGAGGCATCCCATGAGGGAAACGGATCTAATCATGAATCCGTCGAAGAGGCTGTATTCAAATATGTTGGTGTGGGACTgcaaaatgatgatgatgcgAAAGGTGGGAAATCCTACGATGGGCAGAAGGACGagaatgatgaagaggtgAAAGTGCACAACGGCGATGGCGCTGAAGTTGGCGGTACTGCGGGCGGCGATGACGACGACAGTCATAATCAAGAGATGGATTGGCTATTCAGACATGCCCAGGAGGAAAGTACGACCTCGCCTGGGGGATCTAACCGCGAGCCACAATCAGTCGCATTGGCggctgttgctgctgcttaTGCTTCTAGTGGGAAAAGGTCTCATGAGGAACGTCAAACCGATTCTGGAAATGGCTCTAGCAGTCGCCATGGAGACAGGTCCCACAAACATAAGAGTAAATCTAAGCACAAGAAGGCTAAATTGCAGTTAGCTGTTGATCCCGAGTTGGCGACTTTAGACGATACAGATATTACTGAGCACGATCAATTAGTAAGGAAGGCGATCATTGATACCAATACAATTGCACAGCATCCAGACTTTCAACAGTATTTGAATACTGAACATGATCCACATAGATTGAAAGATGGCTTAAAATCGAACGATAAGTCGTTGTCGCAGAGCAATGATGAAGATCACGAAGATGGTGTTGATGTTTCCAAGACATCAGGAGACAGTGCAAATATGCttgatcatcatcatcataatgatgatgatgaccTTGATGATGTAACGAAACAGTATTCCGAATTACAAAAACAGGATGGCATGGAAAATTCTACTTTAAAGTCcttgcaaaagaaagattatAGGGAAGTACTACCAAAAGTCATGTCTTCATCCGAGATAAGCGTCGATACGGATGTTTCACATTTAATTCAATCCGCGGCATCCAAGGCATCCGAAATAATTGGCAGTACCGCGCAATCAAGTGGTAAATCATTTGATGGTGCAGAGGAAGCTGCCCTTGAACAATTCATTACTGAATAtcaaacaataaaaaatttggacaGACAACAGATATGTGAGAGAATTTGGAGTAATGAACGTCGCAAAGATGATTTTTGGAGTAATATATGTAAGGTTTTACCCTATAGAACAAGATCGTCCATTTACAAGCATGTGCGTCGAAAATATCATATCTTTGAGCAACGTGGTAAATGGACAGCTCAAGAAGATAGAGAATTGGCAAGATTAtgtattgaaaaagaaggtCAATGGTCTGAAATTGGTAAAGCTTTGGGAAGAATGCCAGAAGATTGTAGAGATCGTTGGAGAAATTATGTCAAATGTGGTTCGAATAGAGCCTCTAATAAATGGTCTttggaggaagaagaattgctgaaaagagTGATTAGCGAAATGCTAGATGAAGCGCAAAGATCGCATCACGCCAGGGAGGATATCGGTATTGAtagtgatgaagatgatgaagatgatggcGAAAAGAAATTGGAGAACAATGGCAATAAACCATCATTCAAGGATGCTATTAATTGGACGGTAGTTAGTGAACGCATGGGTGGTACCAGATCAAGAATTCAATGCCGTTACAAATGGAACAAACTAGTCAAAAAGGAAGCGATCGCAAAGATTCAATCAATTGGTGAATCTGAGAAGCGTTGGATAATGGAAAAACTAAGAGACCTGGGATTTACAGAAGATTCGCAAGTTGATTGGGAAGAATTGGCCACTTTGAAACCTGGACCAAAATGGACAGGTACAGAATTAAAATTATGTTATGAAAGAATGAGAAGCGGAGTTAGGTACCATAAACAAAAATCTATTAACGAAATCTCTAAAGAATTACTGGGGTTGCTAGATGGTACAATTCCTCTAGACTCAAAGCCAAATTGAGCTTATTTGATCTGGTCCTATGACATTTTGGTGCTCCTGTTTTTACCTCTTTGTCTCGTTAATTAACATTTTTCTAAATTATTAATATTTTGTACACTAGTTTAAATTTTAATTGTAAATGCAAATTGTATCCTTCCATAAAATCGCACGAAACTATtgctttgaattttgaatcagtttcttcaaagaattgTTTTATCAGCTTACTCATTGCAAACAATTGCCTTTAACTGGATGTTGGTTAAGTTAAAATTCTTATGTTTAAACACATTATACAAAAATAAttagtttttcaaattttcaaattcgCTTAGAATTTGGAGAATTGCTTGTTAGACTTAGCAGCAGAAGAAACTTTTACGACGTTGAATCTAACAGTCTTGGAGATTGGTCTACATTGACCGACAGTGACGATGTCACCAACTTCAACACGGAAAGCTGGAGAAACGTGAACTGGGACGTTCTTGTGTCTCTTTTCGTATCTGTTGTACTTTGGAACATAATGTAAGTAATCTCTTCTGATGACGATGGTACGGTGCATCTTGGTGGAAACAACGACACCAGTCAAAATCTTACCACGGATAGAGACCAAACCAGTGAATGGACACTTCTTGTCAATGTAAGAGCCTTCAATAGCGGTCTTAGGAGTCTTGAAGCCCAAACCAGCGTTCTTATACCATCTCTTAGTTCTTCTAGAGGTCTTTAACTTTGGGTTGTTAAAGATGTGAGGTTGCTAAACGAAAAAAGTTAGTAAAAAGTTCATCGAGCACTTTGACATGTAAAAGACCATTCGGAAACCACCTGGCGTGTGAGACCGCTATTAGCTTCTGACTAACTCGTCATTGCACTTCAAATGTAGAAGGAAGTAACGCGACCACACATCTAATTAGTGTTGCTTCCTGGCGAGCATGGGATTTTCACAATAACAATATTCATCATCTTGGCTGCTGCTATCTTGACTGTTTGCTCTGTCTATTGCGACTTCTTTTACGGTTCGGGTTTTATGGTCTGGCTACTTATCAAAGCATGTACCTATTTATGGCGATTGGAATCAAATTGCATACCTTTTGGAAAGCTCTTTCAGATTGAACGGTCAATTCAGTAGACATCTTTACGGTTTCTTAGTATCTCTCTCAATATCAATAGGACGAAACCTGTATTATCAATACACAGTACCTATATCTATCGAAATAAACCACATCTGTATTCcttgaaaagtttgagAATACTGGCCGTTGCCCTCCTTCCTGCCTTACCTCACGAGCCTTGAGCATAATAGCACATTCCAGGCTGGACTGAGCCCGAGGATTCCAGCCTAGTCTCAACGCTCGGCAGCCGTTAACCGCTTCCAGGAAGATCGCCTCGGGCTCGTAGTCCTCCTTCTGGACTCTGCCCAGCCCAGGCCTTCCTTCCCAGCAAGATCGACTGTCCAAGAGGATTCTACAGGAGCGCTCGGCACACGCCAAAAACACACTTTCGCCTTCACTTTCCGCCTTCGCGCAAAGCTGGATGACGCAACTTTTCTTAAGTCAAAATCggaaatatatattttcttatttttgGTGTTAGGGTTTACTTTTTATATATGGTGTATGGCTCTTTTATAACTGAGAGCAGTCCCACGATGGGGATGGTTACCCTCCACGTCacaaaaagagaaaagataGCTATTCTATTTCCTAATTTATCGTATTAACATACAGATGGAGCTGGGTATTGCGACGCTATAAGTGACATGGAAGGTACAGTAGTGAGTAAATCACACACATGTGTACTTTGGGGCTACTTTCTGTTGTATTAATCTGTGGCAATGGTGGAACACAGACCTTGCGTAGTTTATAACCCATACGGTTCAACTGTGGTATCTTGATTTTATTTAATATACATAAacttttaaagaaaaaaaggtttcaTACTCGTTATTTATTCATTGCTTTTTGCGTTTGAAAACTATCAAATACTTCCTTCGCCTGCAGCATTGCGTCAAAGATGAAGGTATGACCACCATTAAACATCAGGGTCTTTTTGACTCCGCGAGCAAAATCCAGATACCTTTGAATGACAATTTGGTCACTTAGAGTTTTACATTCCACAGATTGCATTGGAGACACAGTTGAGGACTCTCTCAATTCCGAATGTTTTGGTATTATTTGTAATTCGATGAATTTTTCTACTTGAAATACCAGCTCATCTGGAtcgttttcaaaatctgtaTAGCTCTTATTCAACTGTTTTGCCAAAAACTCTGTTGAAAACAGTCTCAGTTCATCGTAAAACTTCTCAATATAATTCGAGTTTTCTGGTAATTGCTTATATTCGTGTCTTGGAATATTGGTGGCAATAGAGTGTGAAGCACTGTTATTAAAGTGAGATGTCGGAGGGATCAGCACACGATGCGATGCCGCCCTTGATAATGTAATCCTGGCAGTAGAAAAAGAGCGTGCTAGGCAGCTTGACATGTTTACCGATTTATTGTTGATCTTCAACCTGTTGAGACTGGCGATTCACGGCAGTAGCGGTGGGTTCGTATTATATATCGAATAGTGAGTTTCTGACATACTGACGTTTTCGACTTTGcaccttttttttgcagtGCGCGAAGAGGTTATAACACggcaaaaaatgcaaaataAGAAAGAAGATCAGTATTTATTGTACATGGCCACTTTACCTCTGAGTATTCCAAGTAAATCTTGATATGGTGGTAACACATTTTTCCTGTAACTAAAAATGAGCCTTCAGCTTGTGGGCCGAGAGGGTGCAGATACATCTTTTGTTAGTTGGTTAGCGGACACGAGGAATAGAGTGACACTCTACAAGCTGGCCCAGATAGCCACCCCCGAAATACGCCAGTTCTAAAATAAATATGCCTATGTAATTTGGTGAACAGTACAAATGAGATCTCTAATTATCCTGTTAGCGTTGATCATTTCCGAAAGCAGGTTCTTATCGATATCCGCCAAGATGTGGATTACAAATTAGATGTAACCCGAAAAATAAACTGGTTTGGGAATCTAGATAAGGAGGATAAAAGAACATACCTTTTGGAATGGTGGTATTGCGCAACACATTAAAAATCAAATTGCCAAGAATAAACATGTCGTCTAGCATTATTAGTGTTCCAACCACCCAAAAAGTTGTTCTGATCGATGGTATCGGTGGTTTAGACAATATCAAATACGTAGATTTTCCGGTACCAAAGATTGGTGGAAACGAAATTCTTATAAAGAATAGATACGTTGGTATCAATTTTATCGAATCATATTTCAGAAAGGGTATTTATCCTTGTGAGCTGCCTTACGTTTTGGGAAGGGAAGCTACAGGATCTGTTGTAGCAAAAGGGGATAACGTTACCAAGTTCGAGATCGGTGATAAGGTTGCGTACTTTTCAGGCTCAACATTCGCTCAGTACACGAAAGTCTTGGACTCTGGCGTGATTCTGAAATTGCCAAAGGAAGTGTCCGATgacaaaatgaaaattgtAAGTGCTGCTCTTTTGCAGGGCTTTACGGCTCTAACACTTAGTGAAGATGCTTATAAAGTCCAAAAGGGCGACACAATTCTTGTCTATGCTGCTGCCGGTGGTGTTGGTTTGAtacttcttcaattgttgaagagaAAGGGTGCACATTCAATAGCTGTTGTCTCCACTGATGAGAAAGCTGCTTTAGCTCGTAAAAACGGTGCAGAGTTCACTGTTAACTCTTCAAAGGAAGATATCGAAACAGCAGTGAGAAAAATCACCAATGGAGAAGGTGTTGAGGCTGCGTTCGATTCTATTGGCAGAGACACTTTTGATACTACATTGGCTTTACTTAAGAGAAAAGGTACTTTTGTTTCGTATGGTAACGCTTCCGGTGTAGTTCCTCCATTATCGATTACTCGTTTAACCCCTAAAAACATCAAGCTTGTGAGACCTCAAGTTTTTGGTTATATAAGTGACGCCAAGGACTTAAAACATTATTCAGATGAGTTTTTCAAGCTGATCGACTCTGGTGAGTTGAACATCTTGATCCACAAAGTATATTCTCTTCAAGACTATAAAGAAGCTACAAAGGAATTGGAAGGTAGGAAAACCGTTGGAAAATTATTGTTAGAGATATCTTAAGTAGGCTCTTTAAAAaagtcttttctttttttgctttatgatctttttttgtgaCGCTAAAAGCCAATCGGCGCGTCAAACCATTCATGTCAGTAAATAAATAGCTAATTAGTGACAGTTTCTTGTGTAGAGTATTAAAGCATCAGAGACTCCCGGAAGGTGAAGTCTCCAAACTTTCATTAAAAGTATCAACGAATTTGGTCAAACGAGTTTGACATTATGAGCACTCCAATATATGCTAATAAAACTTTGCCGGTGTCTCCCTCTTTTCCAACTGGGACGACAAGTAAAAGATTAAACTTCAAGATATGGTTTCACCAAACACTATTTAGAGAAGAATACGATgatcatttcaaaaatgacGAAATTATCTCTCTTGATGAGATGGATGATTTGAGTTTGGTAccatcattcaaaaaatcccCTTCGTGTTCCACCCcatcttcaaatatatcgTCTGCTTCAAATATTGCAAAAAACCAAGTCACTGAAGACAAGAGTAGTCAATTTAAAAGACACAGattaaagaatttgagaaagCGTTTGAAGGTCAAAATTCACCATTTCAGGCACAGACctgttgaaaagagtgTAGAGCTTTTAAAGGTTA
It encodes the following:
- a CDS encoding 40S ribosomal protein uS17 (similar to Saccharomyces cerevisiae RPS11B (YBR048W) and RPS11A (YDR025W); ancestral locus Anc_3.255), with protein sequence MSTELTVQSERAFQKQPHIFNNPKLKTSRRTKRWYKNAGLGFKTPKTAIEGSYIDKKCPFTGLVSIRGKILTGVVVSTKMHRTIVIRRDYLHYVPKYNRYEKRHKNVPVHVSPAFRVEVGDIVTVGQCRPISKTVRFNVVKVSSAAKSNKQFSKF
- the ZTA1 gene encoding NADPH:quinone reductase (similar to Saccharomyces cerevisiae ZTA1 (YBR046C); ancestral locus Anc_3.253), which encodes MVVLRNTLKIKLPRINMSSSIISVPTTQKVVLIDGIGGLDNIKYVDFPVPKIGGNEILIKNRYVGINFIESYFRKGIYPCELPYVLGREATGSVVAKGDNVTKFEIGDKVAYFSGSTFAQYTKVLDSGVILKLPKEVSDDKMKIVSAALLQGFTALTLSEDAYKVQKGDTILVYAAAGGVGLILLQLLKRKGAHSIAVVSTDEKAALARKNGAEFTVNSSKEDIETAVRKITNGEGVEAAFDSIGRDTFDTTLALLKRKGTFVSYGNASGVVPPLSITRLTPKNIKLVRPQVFGYISDAKDLKHYSDEFFKLIDSGELNILIHKVYSLQDYKEATKELEGRKTVGKLLLEIS
- the FMP23 gene encoding Fmp23p (similar to Saccharomyces cerevisiae YBR047W; ancestral locus Anc_3.254), whose protein sequence is MSSCLARSFSTARITLSRAASHRVLIPPTSHFNNSASHSIATNIPRHEYKQLPENSNYIEKFYDELRLFSTEFLAKQLNKSYTDFENDPDELVFQVEKFIELQIIPKHSELRESSTVSPMQSVECKTLSDQIVIQRYLDFARGVKKTLMFNGGHTFIFDAMLQAKEVFDSFQTQKAMNK
- a CDS encoding uncharacterized protein (similar to Saccharomyces cerevisiae REB1 (YBR049C) and YDR026C; ancestral locus Anc_3.256); translated protein: MPRDRVKHRSDEASHEGNGSNHESVEEAVFKYVGVGLQNDDDAKGGKSYDGQKDENDEEVKVHNGDGAEVGGTAGGDDDDSHNQEMDWLFRHAQEESTTSPGGSNREPQSVALAAVAAAYASSGKRSHEERQTDSGNGSSSRHGDRSHKHKSKSKHKKAKLQLAVDPELATLDDTDITEHDQLVRKAIIDTNTIAQHPDFQQYLNTEHDPHRLKDGLKSNDKSLSQSNDEDHEDGVDVSKTSGDSANMLDHHHHNDDDDLDDVTKQYSELQKQDGMENSTLKSLQKKDYREVLPKVMSSSEISVDTDVSHLIQSAASKASEIIGSTAQSSGKSFDGAEEAALEQFITEYQTIKNLDRQQICERIWSNERRKDDFWSNICKVLPYRTRSSIYKHVRRKYHIFEQRGKWTAQEDRELARLCIEKEGQWSEIGKALGRMPEDCRDRWRNYVKCGSNRASNKWSLEEEELLKRVISEMLDEAQRSHHAREDIGIDSDEDDEDDGEKKLENNGNKPSFKDAINWTVVSERMGGTRSRIQCRYKWNKLVKKEAIAKIQSIGESEKRWIMEKLRDLGFTEDSQVDWEELATLKPGPKWTGTELKLCYERMRSGVRYHKQKSINEISKELLGLLDGTIPLDSKPN